The following proteins are co-located in the Desulfonatronum thiodismutans genome:
- a CDS encoding Na+/H+ antiporter subunit E yields MNNTSLWLRHRGLILQILILSAIWLILSGRTDFIYLLWGAISVAFVIWLSGRLNSIPLAKDEPCGSTRIIIPRLIVYLFWLVWQIIKSGVYVAYVVLHPKMPIEPMIVRFTSKQPNVLARVILGNSITLTPGTLTLDIEDNLFTVHALTRDTEEDLVSGDMEARVARLYMRECESEDMCCDIELITSGRGK; encoded by the coding sequence ATGAACAACACTTCCCTCTGGCTACGCCACCGCGGCCTGATCCTCCAGATCCTGATCCTGTCTGCGATCTGGCTGATTCTCAGCGGCAGAACCGACTTCATCTACCTCCTCTGGGGAGCCATCTCCGTCGCCTTCGTCATCTGGCTCAGCGGCAGACTCAACTCCATCCCCCTGGCCAAGGACGAACCCTGCGGCTCTACCAGAATCATCATCCCCAGGCTGATCGTCTACCTGTTCTGGCTGGTCTGGCAGATTATCAAGTCCGGGGTCTACGTGGCCTATGTGGTTTTGCATCCCAAGATGCCCATCGAACCGATGATCGTCCGTTTCACCTCCAAACAGCCAAACGTCCTGGCCCGGGTTATTCTCGGCAACTCCATCACCCTGACCCCAGGCACCTTGACCCTGGACATTGAGGACAATCTGTTCACGGTCCACGCCCTGACCCGTGACACCGAGGAGGATCTGGTCAGCGGCGACATGGAAGCCAGGGTGGCCCGGCTGTATATGCGGGAGTGTGAGAGTGAGGATATGTGCTGCGACATTGAACTGATCACTTCCGGACGGGGGAAATAG
- a CDS encoding ABC transporter ATP-binding protein, with translation MSDIIAKNLIKKYGQGEAAVTALDKVGLRIISGEFVAVMGQSGSGKSTLLSILGALNTPTFGTLTVDDLNIYDLNQDQRADFRREYLGFVFQSFHLLPYLNVLENVMIPLAVISEPRKHKEERALAALAEMGLDRKARRLPSEISGGEQERVAIARAVVNDPPILLADEPTGNLDSKTGGEVMDLLVRLNAKGRTIVMVTHSEENARHAGRILRLADGRLLGESG, from the coding sequence GTGAGCGACATTATCGCGAAAAATTTGATCAAAAAGTACGGCCAAGGAGAGGCCGCCGTGACCGCCCTGGACAAGGTCGGTCTGCGCATCATCTCCGGCGAATTCGTGGCCGTCATGGGGCAGTCCGGCTCGGGCAAGTCCACGCTGCTGTCCATTCTGGGGGCGCTGAACACCCCCACGTTTGGGACCCTCACCGTGGACGACCTGAACATCTACGATCTGAACCAGGATCAGCGAGCGGACTTCCGCAGGGAGTATCTGGGCTTCGTGTTCCAGAGCTTCCACCTGCTGCCCTATCTGAACGTCTTGGAAAACGTGATGATCCCCCTGGCCGTGATCTCCGAGCCCCGCAAGCACAAGGAGGAGCGGGCCCTGGCGGCCCTGGCCGAAATGGGGTTGGATAGGAAAGCCCGGCGGCTGCCCAGCGAGATTTCCGGCGGCGAGCAGGAGCGGGTGGCCATTGCCCGGGCCGTGGTCAACGACCCGCCGATCCTCCTGGCCGACGAACCCACAGGCAATCTGGACAGCAAGACCGGGGGCGAAGTCATGGACCTGCTGGTCCGCCTCAACGCCAAGGGGCGGACCATCGTCATGGTCACCCACAGCGAGGAGAACGCCCGGCATGCGGGGCGCATTTTGCGCCTCGCGGACGGGCGGTTGCTGGGCGAGTCGGGTTGA
- the metX gene encoding homoserine O-acetyltransferase MetX: MTQIVKRPETLPEIRPPEVRRLEPVRTQTVTFEGPGETLHLESGQTLHPVTVAYETYGQLNDARDNAVLVCHALSGDAHAAGYYGLEKDEKPGWWDVLIGPGKPLDTDKYFVISSNFLGGCKGTTGPSSIDPATGKPYGLDFPFYTVKDMVQVQRRLLKHLGVPRLLAVIGGSLGGMQVLQWAISFPEMVRGAIPIATTARLSPQAIAFNEVARQAIMSDPDWNGGDYSLDAQPERGLGLARMIGHITYLSEQAMLRKFSRRFINGQGRSFCLTKDFQVENYLHHQGSSFVRRFDANTYLYITRAMDYFDLEAAYGRLSTAFSGCRCPFLVASFTSDWLFPPEQSRELVQALRRVGLDVSYCNIESDQGHDAFLLPGHRMGDVVAGFLERLTRMAAS, translated from the coding sequence ATGACGCAGATTGTCAAACGCCCGGAAACCCTTCCGGAAATTCGCCCACCAGAGGTCCGGCGGCTGGAACCGGTTCGGACCCAAACGGTCACCTTCGAAGGCCCCGGAGAAACCCTGCACCTGGAATCCGGCCAGACCCTGCACCCCGTCACCGTGGCGTATGAAACCTACGGTCAACTGAACGACGCACGGGACAACGCCGTGCTGGTCTGCCACGCCCTGTCCGGGGACGCCCACGCCGCGGGGTATTACGGCCTGGAAAAGGATGAGAAGCCGGGCTGGTGGGACGTCCTGATCGGGCCGGGCAAGCCGCTGGACACGGACAAATACTTCGTGATCTCCAGCAACTTCCTGGGCGGGTGCAAGGGCACCACCGGGCCCTCCAGCATTGATCCGGCCACGGGCAAGCCGTACGGACTGGACTTCCCCTTTTATACGGTCAAGGACATGGTCCAGGTCCAGCGCCGACTACTCAAGCACCTGGGCGTGCCCCGGCTGCTGGCCGTGATCGGCGGCTCCCTGGGCGGAATGCAGGTCTTGCAGTGGGCCATCAGCTTCCCGGAAATGGTTCGCGGAGCCATTCCCATCGCCACCACGGCCCGCCTCTCACCCCAGGCCATCGCCTTCAACGAGGTGGCCCGGCAGGCGATCATGAGCGATCCGGACTGGAACGGGGGCGACTACTCCCTGGACGCCCAGCCGGAACGGGGGCTGGGGCTGGCCCGGATGATCGGGCACATCACCTATCTGTCCGAGCAGGCCATGCTCCGCAAATTCTCCCGCCGCTTCATCAACGGCCAGGGCCGCTCCTTCTGTCTGACCAAGGACTTTCAGGTGGAAAACTACCTGCATCATCAGGGATCGAGCTTCGTGCGCCGCTTCGACGCCAACACCTATCTCTACATCACCCGGGCCATGGACTACTTCGACCTGGAGGCTGCCTACGGACGGCTGTCCACGGCCTTTTCCGGCTGCCGCTGTCCGTTCTTGGTCGCCTCCTTCACCAGCGACTGGCTCTTTCCCCCGGAGCAGTCCCGGGAACTGGTCCAGGCCCTGCGCCGGGTCGGCCTGGACGTGTCCTACTGCAATATCGAAAGCGACCAGGGCCATGACGCCTTCCTGCTGCCCGGCCATCGCATGGGCGACGTGGTGGCCGGTTTTCTGGAGCGCCTGACCCGGATGGCCGCGTCATGA
- a CDS encoding DUF2318 domain-containing protein, with amino-acid sequence MTSDTPNHSSSKQSISAKKATVLGSSPAGSRSPASRKILLGACILIAGAILLLLFTHSGPKDTSAEVTLVTPVNGELVHSAALFVDGRARHFVLRTEDGVGIRYFVLRTPDGMIRTAFDACDVCWQADMGYVQDGNVMICRNCGMRFPSRIIGEVRGGCNPTPLASQVREGDLVIRAGDVLEGRRYFDFGPGSGRG; translated from the coding sequence ATGACGTCAGATACCCCCAATCATTCCTCATCAAAACAAAGCATTTCCGCTAAAAAGGCCACGGTGTTGGGCTCGTCGCCGGCCGGATCAAGAAGTCCGGCGTCGCGAAAAATACTGCTCGGTGCCTGCATCCTGATCGCGGGGGCGATTCTGCTCTTGCTGTTCACCCATTCCGGGCCAAAGGACACAAGTGCCGAGGTGACCCTCGTCACGCCGGTCAACGGAGAATTGGTTCATTCCGCGGCCCTGTTCGTCGACGGCCGGGCGAGGCATTTTGTGCTGCGTACGGAGGACGGGGTGGGCATCAGGTATTTTGTCCTGCGAACCCCGGACGGCATGATCCGCACGGCCTTTGACGCCTGCGACGTCTGCTGGCAGGCCGACATGGGCTATGTCCAGGACGGCAACGTGATGATCTGCCGCAACTGCGGCATGCGTTTTCCCTCGCGGATCATCGGCGAGGTTCGCGGGGGCTGCAATCCCACGCCTCTGGCCAGCCAGGTGCGCGAGGGTGATCTGGTCATCCGGGCCGGGGACGTGCTGGAAGGTCGGAGGTATTTCGACTTCGGACCAGGGAGCGGACGCGGATGA
- a CDS encoding monovalent cation/H+ antiporter complex subunit F, which produces MQTFFITIALVLCIALLIPFYRVYKGPTVFDRLLGGAAVGAKILTLILLFGLMFDRLDMFIDISLGYAILNFVGVIAMAKYFRSSARAAK; this is translated from the coding sequence ATGCAGACCTTTTTCATTACCATCGCCTTGGTTCTGTGCATTGCCCTGCTGATACCGTTCTACCGGGTCTACAAAGGGCCGACGGTCTTTGACCGTCTTCTGGGTGGCGCCGCGGTAGGGGCGAAGATCCTGACCTTGATCCTGCTCTTCGGTCTGATGTTCGATCGCCTGGACATGTTCATCGATATCTCGCTGGGCTACGCCATCTTAAACTTCGTTGGCGTGATCGCCATGGCCAAATATTTTCGTTCCAGCGCGAGGGCTGCGAAATGA
- a CDS encoding ABC transporter permease, which yields MNLNSIAFANIKRRKAKAAFVLTGLLIAVATVVALLGLRQAVSSNMLLQLEQYGANIVILPQSDSLALSYGGISLGGVSFDVRKIHEEELQQVYTIPYSQNIAALGPVVLGVVQAQGHNVLLAGLDFTAAAVLKPWWRVAGTVPDLEKQVLLGAEAARLLSLGPGDVLRVETNEVADELTVSGVLEPSGSQDDHLLFTPLRTAQRILDKEGLVSMAEVAALCHGCPIEEMVEYISMALPNTQVMAIQQVVESRMQAMDHFEKFAYGVCGVVIVVSGLMVLVSMMGNIRERASEIGVFRAIGYRRGHVMRIIFLEAGILSLVGGALGYLLGLVVTRLTLPLFIIGEVDASLAHHATHGDPLLPVLAIGLAVLVGLAASVYPALMASRMDPNEALRAI from the coding sequence ATGAACCTCAACTCCATCGCCTTCGCCAATATCAAGCGCAGAAAGGCCAAGGCAGCCTTTGTGCTCACCGGACTGCTCATCGCCGTGGCCACGGTGGTTGCCCTGCTCGGTTTGCGTCAGGCCGTCTCGTCGAACATGCTGCTTCAACTGGAGCAATACGGGGCGAACATCGTCATTTTGCCGCAAAGCGACAGTCTGGCCCTGAGCTACGGAGGGATCTCCCTGGGCGGCGTGTCCTTTGACGTGCGCAAGATCCACGAGGAGGAGCTGCAACAGGTCTATACCATTCCCTACAGCCAGAACATCGCCGCCCTGGGGCCGGTGGTCCTGGGCGTGGTTCAGGCCCAGGGGCACAACGTGCTGTTGGCCGGGCTGGACTTCACCGCCGCGGCGGTGCTCAAGCCGTGGTGGCGCGTCGCGGGAACGGTTCCCGATCTCGAAAAACAAGTCCTGCTGGGAGCGGAAGCGGCGCGCCTGCTGTCCCTCGGTCCCGGCGATGTCCTGCGGGTGGAGACGAATGAAGTTGCGGACGAACTGACTGTCTCCGGGGTCCTTGAACCCTCCGGATCCCAGGACGATCACCTGCTGTTCACCCCGCTGCGCACGGCCCAGCGCATTCTGGACAAGGAGGGGCTGGTGTCCATGGCCGAAGTGGCGGCCCTGTGTCACGGCTGTCCCATCGAGGAAATGGTGGAGTACATCTCCATGGCCCTGCCGAACACCCAGGTCATGGCCATCCAGCAGGTGGTGGAAAGTCGGATGCAGGCCATGGATCACTTTGAGAAGTTCGCCTACGGCGTCTGCGGCGTGGTCATCGTGGTTTCCGGCTTGATGGTCCTGGTCTCCATGATGGGCAACATCCGCGAGCGGGCGTCGGAAATCGGCGTGTTCCGGGCCATCGGCTACCGTCGCGGGCACGTGATGCGGATCATTTTTTTGGAGGCCGGGATTCTCTCCCTGGTGGGGGGGGCTCTGGGCTACCTTTTGGGTTTGGTGGTGACGCGGTTGACGTTGCCCCTGTTCATCATCGGCGAGGTGGACGCATCCCTGGCGCACCACGCCACCCACGGCGATCCGCTGCTGCCTGTGCTGGCCATCGGACTGGCCGTGCTGGTGGGCCTGGCGGCCAGCGTCTATCCGGCCCTGATGGCTTCCAGGATGGATCCCAACGAAGCCCTACGGGCGATCTAA
- a CDS encoding ABC transporter permease, translating to MSSLTRKLLRELWGMRGQALAIAVVIAGGVATLIMSLTSLESLTMTRDAFYRDYRFSHVFASLKRAPISLEEQIQAISGVQTLETRILAGANLDIPDYPDPATGLFLSLPDGRNAELNRLHLREGRLPRPGRDRETVIGEAFAEAHGFRPGDSLAAIINGRRQELTIVGIALSPEFIYHLKPGDLFPDFERHGIFWMNRTALAAAYDMDGAFNDVVLTLTRDARTGDVLERLDFLLVPYGGQGAVGREDQLSHRYLSVELDQLATMATLFPTIFLGVAAFLLNVVFTRLISTQREQIAILKAFGYSNARIGTHYAQMVLLISLLGLVLGMAAGGWLGQQLAEIYRTFFRFPYLDYHLSPRVAALGALVTLAAGLFGALFALRGAVRLPPAEAMRPEPPPIFRTALVERLGARRLLGQTSRMVLRNMERRPVKTLLSVAGIGLACAILMVGRFQEGSVDYLIKVQYGLAQRDDLMVTFVEPTSRRVLFELAALPGVTLVEPTRIAGVRLHRGHVTHRTSIQGLEPDSDLRRILDDRLNVVTLPDHGLVLSDYLADVLVVGPGDMVEVEFLEGRRERLEVPVAGIVREFTGSAAYMDLDALNRMLREGPAVSGAYLAVDPELRGEAVRALKDAPRAASVTDRQTAIRNFYDSMADIVLTFAFFSTLLAGSIAFGVVYNSARIALTERSKEMASLRVLGFTRGEVGAILLGELALMTVMAIPLGFLIGIGLIAYIVHGIDSELYRIPMILEPRIFAFAATTILAASALSWVVVARRLKKLDLIGVLKTRE from the coding sequence ATGAGTTCCCTGACCCGTAAGCTGCTCCGTGAACTCTGGGGGATGCGCGGCCAGGCCCTGGCCATCGCCGTGGTCATTGCCGGCGGGGTGGCCACGCTGATCATGTCCCTGACCAGCCTGGAATCCCTGACCATGACCAGGGACGCCTTTTACCGGGACTACCGGTTCAGCCATGTTTTCGCGTCCCTGAAACGCGCTCCGATCTCCCTGGAGGAGCAGATCCAGGCGATATCCGGCGTGCAGACCCTGGAAACGCGCATTCTGGCCGGGGCCAATTTGGATATTCCCGACTATCCGGACCCGGCCACGGGGCTGTTTCTCTCCCTGCCCGACGGGCGCAACGCCGAGCTGAACCGGCTGCATCTGCGCGAGGGGCGGCTGCCCCGGCCCGGCCGGGACCGGGAAACCGTGATCGGCGAGGCCTTTGCCGAAGCCCACGGCTTTCGCCCCGGCGACTCCCTGGCCGCGATCATCAACGGCCGCCGCCAGGAACTGACCATCGTGGGCATCGCCCTGTCCCCGGAATTCATTTACCACCTCAAGCCTGGAGACCTATTCCCGGATTTTGAGAGGCACGGCATCTTCTGGATGAACCGGACCGCCCTGGCAGCGGCCTACGACATGGACGGGGCCTTCAACGACGTGGTTTTGACCCTGACTCGGGACGCCCGGACCGGCGACGTGCTGGAACGCCTGGACTTCCTGCTGGTGCCCTACGGCGGGCAGGGGGCCGTGGGCCGCGAGGACCAGCTTTCCCATCGCTATCTCTCCGTGGAGCTGGACCAGCTGGCCACCATGGCCACCCTGTTTCCGACCATCTTCCTGGGGGTGGCCGCCTTTTTGCTGAACGTGGTCTTCACCCGGCTGATCAGCACCCAGCGCGAACAGATCGCCATTCTCAAAGCCTTTGGCTACTCCAACGCGCGGATCGGAACGCACTACGCCCAGATGGTCCTGCTGATCTCTCTGCTGGGACTGGTGTTGGGCATGGCCGCCGGGGGCTGGCTGGGGCAGCAGTTGGCCGAGATATACCGCACCTTTTTCCGCTTTCCATATCTGGACTACCACCTTTCCCCGAGAGTAGCCGCTCTGGGGGCCCTGGTCACCCTGGCCGCAGGTCTGTTCGGAGCGCTGTTCGCCCTGCGCGGAGCCGTGCGCCTGCCGCCGGCCGAGGCCATGCGTCCGGAACCGCCGCCGATTTTTCGCACCGCCCTGGTGGAGCGCCTGGGCGCGCGGCGTCTGCTGGGCCAGACCTCGCGCATGGTCCTGCGGAACATGGAACGTCGACCGGTTAAGACCCTGCTGTCCGTGGCCGGCATCGGCCTGGCGTGCGCCATCCTGATGGTCGGTCGGTTTCAGGAAGGGTCCGTGGACTACCTGATCAAGGTGCAGTACGGCCTGGCCCAGCGCGACGACCTGATGGTCACCTTTGTCGAACCCACCTCCCGGCGGGTCCTGTTCGAACTGGCGGCCCTGCCGGGGGTGACGCTGGTGGAGCCCACGCGCATCGCCGGGGTGCGGCTGCATCGCGGCCATGTAACCCATCGCACGAGCATTCAAGGGCTGGAGCCGGACAGCGACCTGCGCCGCATCCTGGACGACCGGCTGAACGTGGTCACTTTGCCGGACCACGGGCTGGTGCTCAGCGATTATCTGGCCGATGTTCTGGTCGTGGGACCCGGAGACATGGTGGAGGTGGAATTCCTGGAAGGCCGCCGGGAGCGCCTGGAGGTCCCGGTGGCCGGAATCGTGCGCGAGTTCACCGGTTCGGCGGCCTATATGGACCTGGATGCCCTGAACCGCATGCTCCGGGAGGGCCCGGCCGTATCCGGAGCCTATCTGGCGGTGGATCCCGAGCTGCGCGGCGAGGCGGTCCGCGCCCTCAAGGACGCGCCCCGGGCGGCCAGCGTCACGGACCGGCAAACCGCCATCCGCAACTTCTACGATTCCATGGCCGACATTGTGCTCACCTTCGCCTTTTTCAGCACGCTGCTGGCCGGAAGCATCGCCTTCGGGGTGGTCTACAACAGCGCGCGCATCGCCTTGACCGAACGTTCCAAGGAAATGGCCAGCCTGCGGGTCCTGGGGTTCACCCGCGGCGAGGTCGGGGCCATTCTACTGGGCGAGCTGGCCTTGATGACCGTCATGGCCATCCCCCTGGGTTTTCTGATCGGCATCGGGCTGATCGCCTACATCGTCCACGGCATCGACTCGGAACTGTACCGCATCCCGATGATCCTGGAGCCGCGTATTTTCGCCTTCGCGGCCACGACCATCCTGGCGGCCAGCGCCCTGTCCTGGGTGGTGGTGGCCAGGCGGTTGAAGAAGCTGGACCTGATCGGCGTGCTCAAAACCAGGGAATGA
- a CDS encoding hydrogenase subunit MbhD domain-containing protein: MHWMIEFLLFVILIVAAVVGLSVRNLLAAAVILTIFSFLTAAIMVSLGAIDVAFTEAVVGAGAVGVFSIVAILMTSRKSRD, encoded by the coding sequence ATGCATTGGATGATTGAATTTCTTCTTTTCGTGATCCTGATCGTTGCCGCGGTCGTCGGCCTCTCGGTTCGCAATTTGCTGGCCGCGGCGGTCATCTTGACCATCTTCAGCTTTCTCACCGCGGCGATCATGGTTTCTCTGGGGGCCATCGACGTGGCGTTCACCGAGGCCGTGGTCGGCGCGGGTGCCGTGGGTGTATTCAGCATTGTCGCCATCCTCATGACATCAAGGAAGAGTCGAGATTGA
- a CDS encoding DUF6364 family protein, with amino-acid sequence MSKARINISIDQDLADFAKTFAAENRTSFSEVVTQYLLALKRRVEGESVEAIMAHPAFHAAMEDVQTRLRDGSVQWHTYSEVFGD; translated from the coding sequence ATGTCCAAAGCCAGAATCAACATCAGCATTGACCAGGATCTTGCCGATTTCGCCAAAACATTCGCGGCGGAGAACCGGACGTCTTTTTCCGAGGTTGTCACCCAGTACCTGCTGGCCCTTAAGCGTCGGGTTGAAGGAGAATCCGTGGAAGCGATCATGGCTCACCCGGCTTTCCACGCAGCCATGGAAGACGTTCAGACTCGTCTCCGTGACGGTTCCGTGCAATGGCATACATACAGCGAAGTGTTTGGCGACTAA
- a CDS encoding efflux RND transporter periplasmic adaptor subunit, which translates to MNWRKRILILLAVVAGAVLLALGFRPSPILVDTEQVSRGRVEIVVEEEGRTRVRDRYVISAPLAAQVRRIAWEVGDEVQAGEVVAVLGALPATTLDVRAEAEARARIRAAEAVMTMAEAELDAAAALADRIASELARLRRLAGQEVISHSELEQAETEADRAEAMKRSALFRVRTAEFDLEAAETALRFSGHDREDAEGLVELRAPVSGRVLHRFFQSARVVQPGESILEVGDPAALEVEVDVLSSDAVRLEPEMRVLLERWGSPESLEGRVRRVEPVGFTKVSALGVEEQRVLVVVDLTSPPEQWIRLGHGYRVNARFLLWEAEDVLRVPTSALFRHGDCWAVFTVRDDRARMRIVEPGQRGGYWTRIISGIEEGETVVVHPDRELRDGVRVRLRGDGGG; encoded by the coding sequence ATGAACTGGCGCAAGCGCATCCTGATTCTTCTGGCGGTGGTCGCCGGGGCCGTGCTTCTGGCCCTGGGCTTTCGTCCCTCACCCATCCTGGTGGACACGGAACAGGTTTCCCGGGGGCGGGTGGAAATCGTGGTGGAAGAAGAAGGACGGACCAGGGTCAGGGACCGGTACGTGATTTCCGCGCCTCTGGCGGCCCAGGTTCGCCGGATCGCCTGGGAGGTGGGGGACGAGGTGCAAGCCGGCGAGGTGGTCGCCGTGCTCGGGGCCCTGCCCGCGACGACCCTGGACGTTCGGGCCGAGGCCGAAGCCCGGGCCAGGATCCGGGCCGCCGAAGCCGTGATGACCATGGCCGAGGCGGAATTGGACGCGGCCGCCGCCCTGGCTGATCGCATCGCGAGCGAATTGGCGCGGTTGCGACGGTTGGCCGGGCAGGAAGTGATTTCCCACAGCGAGTTGGAACAGGCCGAGACCGAGGCCGACCGGGCCGAGGCCATGAAACGCTCGGCCCTGTTCAGGGTGCGCACGGCCGAGTTCGATCTGGAGGCGGCGGAAACGGCACTGCGGTTTTCCGGTCACGACCGGGAAGACGCGGAAGGATTGGTGGAGCTGCGGGCTCCGGTTTCCGGTCGGGTGCTGCACCGGTTCTTTCAAAGCGCCCGGGTGGTTCAGCCGGGAGAATCGATCCTGGAGGTCGGGGACCCGGCCGCGCTGGAAGTGGAGGTGGACGTGCTGTCCTCGGATGCCGTGCGCCTGGAGCCGGAGATGCGGGTTCTGCTGGAGCGCTGGGGCAGCCCCGAATCGTTGGAAGGCCGGGTGCGCCGGGTGGAGCCGGTGGGCTTTACCAAGGTTTCGGCCCTGGGCGTGGAGGAGCAGCGGGTGCTGGTTGTCGTGGATCTGACTTCACCACCGGAGCAGTGGATCAGACTGGGCCACGGGTACCGGGTCAACGCCCGGTTCCTGCTCTGGGAGGCCGAAGATGTGCTCCGGGTGCCGACCAGCGCCTTGTTTCGCCATGGCGACTGTTGGGCCGTGTTTACGGTCCGGGACGACCGGGCCCGGATGCGGATAGTGGAACCGGGCCAACGCGGAGGCTATTGGACGCGGATCATCTCCGGAATCGAGGAAGGCGAAACCGTGGTCGTCCATCCGGACCGCGAGCTTCGCGACGGCGTGCGGGTCCGGTTGCGCGGTGATGGTGGCGGATGA
- the mnhG gene encoding monovalent cation/H(+) antiporter subunit G, giving the protein MSFLQDALAVILVLGGTFFMLVGSIGINRLPDFFTRAHAAGKVDTLGILMFLTGLAVFEGFTLTSAKLLLIIVFVAFTSPVAAHALARRALLYGMKPWYGNRKNEG; this is encoded by the coding sequence ATGAGCTTTCTTCAAGACGCACTGGCCGTTATACTCGTACTGGGCGGGACATTCTTCATGCTCGTGGGCAGCATCGGCATCAACCGCCTGCCGGACTTCTTCACCAGGGCCCATGCCGCCGGGAAAGTGGACACCTTGGGAATCTTGATGTTCCTGACCGGTTTGGCCGTTTTTGAAGGCTTCACCCTGACTTCAGCCAAGCTGCTGCTGATCATCGTCTTCGTGGCCTTCACCAGCCCGGTCGCCGCCCACGCCCTGGCCCGCCGCGCCCTGCTTTACGGCATGAAACCCTGGTACGGAAACCGCAAGAACGAAGGCTGA
- a CDS encoding ABC transporter ATP-binding protein, giving the protein MSSLKHTETPEKSRASEASEAAGVVFHAEALTKIYRMGEVEVFALRGVDLDLYRGEFVVLLGPSGSGKSTLLNILGGLDRPTSGTVRCQGLDLVRATERELTLFRRRVVGFVFQFYNLIPSLTARENVAIVTEISTDPMTPEDALSLVGLSERLDHFPAQLSGGEQQRVAIARAIAKRPEVLLCDEPTGALDSSTGIAVLEALNRANQDLGTTTAVITHNVDIARMADRVISLSNGQIASVVENRDKKAPRELSW; this is encoded by the coding sequence ATGTCCTCCTTGAAACATACTGAAACGCCGGAAAAGTCGAGAGCCTCCGAAGCTTCCGAAGCTGCCGGGGTCGTGTTCCACGCCGAAGCACTGACCAAGATTTACCGCATGGGCGAGGTGGAGGTCTTTGCCTTGCGCGGGGTGGATCTGGACTTGTACCGCGGCGAATTCGTGGTTCTGCTGGGGCCTTCGGGGAGCGGCAAGTCCACGCTGCTGAACATCCTGGGCGGATTGGACCGGCCCACCAGCGGCACGGTCCGCTGCCAGGGGCTGGATCTGGTTCGGGCCACGGAGCGGGAGCTGACCCTGTTTCGCCGCAGGGTCGTGGGCTTCGTCTTCCAGTTCTACAACCTGATCCCCAGCCTGACGGCCCGGGAAAACGTGGCCATTGTCACGGAGATCAGCACGGACCCCATGACCCCGGAGGACGCCCTGAGCCTGGTGGGGCTGTCTGAGCGACTGGATCATTTTCCGGCCCAGCTTTCCGGAGGCGAGCAGCAGCGGGTGGCCATCGCCCGGGCTATTGCCAAGCGCCCCGAGGTGCTGCTCTGCGACGAACCCACCGGGGCCCTTGATTCTTCCACCGGCATCGCCGTGCTGGAGGCCCTGAACCGGGCCAACCAGGACCTGGGCACGACCACCGCGGTGATCACCCATAACGTGGACATCGCCCGGATGGCCGATCGGGTGATTTCCCTGAGCAACGGGCAGATTGCCTCTGTGGTGGAGAACCGGGACAAGAAAGCGCCTCGGGAGCTGTCCTGGTGA
- the metW gene encoding methionine biosynthesis protein MetW, whose translation MNAHCVTPQQVDWSRSRPRDRALDRSIVSLVPQGARVLDLGCGNGDLLLRLKADREVEERGVELEPGAVAECLSRGLSVIQADLEESLADLREGAFDVVVLNQVLLATARPLHLLTEALRVGRRVLVSFPNFTYWRIRSQIVFKGRLPVNPTLPYQWYDTPNIRLATVKDFRALCQEKRWKVHKELFVNLDRQDHPRTVRFWPNMRAALALFALERGQG comes from the coding sequence ATGAACGCCCATTGCGTCACCCCCCAACAGGTGGATTGGAGCCGCAGCCGTCCCCGGGACCGGGCCCTGGACCGGTCCATCGTCAGCCTGGTGCCCCAGGGGGCCAGGGTGCTGGACCTGGGCTGCGGCAACGGAGACCTGCTGTTGCGTCTGAAAGCGGATCGGGAAGTGGAAGAACGCGGAGTGGAGCTGGAGCCGGGGGCCGTGGCCGAGTGCCTGAGCCGCGGCCTGTCCGTGATCCAGGCCGATCTGGAGGAAAGTCTGGCTGATTTGCGGGAAGGGGCCTTCGACGTGGTGGTGCTCAACCAGGTGCTCCTGGCCACGGCCAGGCCGCTGCACCTGTTGACCGAGGCCCTGCGGGTCGGGCGGCGGGTCCTGGTCAGCTTCCCGAACTTCACCTACTGGCGGATCCGCTCCCAGATCGTGTTCAAGGGCCGCCTGCCCGTGAACCCGACCCTGCCCTACCAGTGGTACGACACCCCGAACATCCGCTTGGCCACGGTCAAGGACTTCCGGGCCCTATGCCAGGAAAAGCGCTGGAAGGTGCACAAAGAGCTGTTCGTCAACCTGGACCGCCAGGACCATCCCCGAACGGTCCGCTTCTGGCCGAACATGCGCGCCGCGCTGGCGCTCTTCGCGCTGGAGCGGGGGCAGGGCTGA